The following coding sequences lie in one Dehalococcoidia bacterium genomic window:
- a CDS encoding aminotransferase class V-fold PLP-dependent enzyme, with product MTEAAADTALDIARLRAETPGCARVLHFNAAGAALMPQSVLDAVTGHLRREAEIGGYEALDEAAARYEAVYSSIARLLNAGPDEIALIENATRAFDMGFHALPLRKGDAVLVSMADYASNYMAALRRVREDGIELRHVPNDAHGQIALAALERMLAEPRVRAVSLTWIPTNSGLVQPAAEVGRLARAAGAWYALDATQAAGHLPIDVRTLGCDLLAATGRKYLRGPRGSGFLFVRRERLHELHPPFVDLRAATWTARDTYILRDDARRFENWESNVAGLLGLGAAVEYALALGVERTWPRIQALAARLRRGLAAVPGVRVTDPGEELCGICSFTVAGREPEALKAVLAEMQPRVNVTTSSRQSTMLDMDARGLNEVVRASLHYYNTEREIDRFVAIIADLA from the coding sequence ATGACCGAGGCAGCGGCCGACACCGCGCTCGACATCGCGCGGCTGCGCGCGGAGACGCCTGGTTGCGCCCGGGTGCTGCACTTCAACGCAGCCGGCGCCGCGCTGATGCCGCAATCCGTGCTCGATGCGGTGACCGGCCACCTGCGGCGCGAGGCGGAGATCGGCGGCTACGAGGCGCTGGACGAGGCCGCGGCGCGATACGAGGCCGTGTACTCCTCGATCGCCCGCCTGCTCAACGCGGGCCCGGACGAGATTGCGCTGATCGAGAACGCGACCCGCGCCTTTGACATGGGCTTCCACGCGCTGCCGCTGCGCAAGGGCGACGCGGTGCTGGTGAGCATGGCCGACTACGCCAGCAACTACATGGCGGCGCTGCGCCGCGTGCGCGAAGACGGCATCGAGCTGCGCCACGTGCCGAACGACGCGCACGGGCAGATCGCGCTCGCTGCCCTCGAGCGCATGTTGGCCGAGCCGCGGGTGCGGGCCGTCTCGCTCACCTGGATTCCGACCAACTCCGGCCTCGTGCAGCCGGCGGCCGAGGTCGGCAGGCTCGCTCGTGCCGCTGGCGCCTGGTATGCGCTGGACGCGACACAGGCCGCCGGCCACCTGCCGATCGACGTGCGGACGCTGGGCTGCGACCTGCTGGCCGCGACCGGCCGCAAGTATCTGCGCGGCCCGCGCGGCAGCGGCTTCCTCTTCGTGCGCCGCGAGCGTCTGCACGAGCTGCATCCGCCCTTCGTCGACCTGCGCGCCGCCACCTGGACGGCGCGCGACACCTACATCCTGCGCGATGACGCTCGCCGCTTCGAAAACTGGGAGTCGAACGTCGCCGGCTTGCTCGGCCTCGGCGCCGCGGTCGAGTATGCCCTGGCGCTGGGCGTCGAGCGCACCTGGCCGCGGATCCAGGCGCTGGCCGCGCGGCTGCGGCGCGGTCTGGCGGCGGTTCCCGGCGTGCGCGTGACCGATCCGGGCGAGGAGCTGTGCGGCATCTGTTCGTTTACCGTCGCGGGCCGCGAGCCGGAGGCGCTGAAGGCGGTGCTGGCGGAGATGCAGCCGCGCGTGAACGTGACGACCTCGTCGCGCCAGAGCACGATGCTCGACATGGACGCGCGCGGGCTGAACGAGGTCGTGCGCGCCTCGCTGCACTACTACAACACGGAGCGCGAGATCGATCGCTTCGTCGCGATCATCGCGGACCTGGCGTAG
- a CDS encoding putative quinol monooxygenase — MSFHFIVQFEPRPGKAREFREELLRVNEPSRAEGGCLAIRVYESLREPHVYAIHSEWVDEAAFERHAQLPHTIRFIEAAERLLTHPVQGLRTREIGGGAGAGAVASPAPS; from the coding sequence GTGTCGTTTCACTTCATCGTCCAATTTGAACCGCGGCCGGGGAAGGCGCGGGAGTTTCGCGAGGAGTTGTTGCGGGTCAATGAGCCGTCGCGGGCAGAAGGCGGCTGCCTGGCGATCCGCGTGTACGAGTCGCTGCGGGAGCCACACGTGTACGCCATTCATTCCGAGTGGGTGGATGAGGCCGCGTTTGAGCGGCACGCGCAATTGCCGCACACGATCCGCTTCATTGAAGCGGCCGAGCGGCTGCTGACCCATCCTGTGCAGGGGCTGCGAACGCGCGAGATCGGCGGAGGAGCAGGCGCGGGCGCCGTAGCGAGCCCCGCGCCGTCGTAA